One window of the Bradyrhizobium sp. NP1 genome contains the following:
- a CDS encoding tripartite tricarboxylate transporter substrate-binding protein: MRLFRLLVLLLGLAGSAPAQAQANYPDRPIKMIVPLAAASAVDVAARIVTQKMADNMGQQFVILNLPGASGLIGAEQVARAEPDGYTIGGFNDSIMTMVPNLQSNMRWDILKDFEPISLVATVEWGLIAGNQTTYKTAADLIAAAKAAPGKIDYSSGGPGSPQHLAMAMFASSAGIALTHVPYKGATQAATDVAAGQIPVGFQGLGTVAALVRGGQVRLIGVTTEKRLPQFPDVPTVSESGLPGFTFNSWFAMLAPAGTPKAIIARLNAEALKAISDPDVRRKLEELGFAIRGSSPDELGAMTREQLAKYARVIREMGIVNE; the protein is encoded by the coding sequence ATGCGCCTGTTTCGCTTGCTGGTTCTACTGCTTGGCCTAGCCGGAAGCGCCCCCGCGCAGGCGCAGGCGAATTACCCCGATCGGCCAATCAAGATGATCGTGCCGCTGGCCGCGGCCAGCGCGGTCGACGTTGCCGCCCGCATCGTCACGCAGAAGATGGCCGACAACATGGGCCAGCAGTTCGTGATCCTGAACCTGCCGGGCGCGTCCGGCCTGATCGGGGCCGAGCAGGTCGCGCGGGCGGAGCCGGATGGCTACACGATTGGCGGCTTCAACGACAGCATCATGACCATGGTGCCGAACCTGCAGTCGAACATGCGCTGGGACATCCTGAAGGATTTCGAGCCGATATCGCTCGTTGCCACCGTGGAATGGGGCCTGATTGCCGGCAACCAGACGACCTACAAGACTGCGGCCGATCTCATCGCCGCGGCGAAAGCGGCGCCGGGGAAGATCGACTATAGCTCGGGCGGCCCCGGCAGCCCGCAGCATCTCGCCATGGCGATGTTTGCTTCCAGCGCCGGCATTGCGTTGACCCACGTGCCCTATAAAGGCGCGACGCAGGCCGCCACCGACGTCGCGGCGGGCCAGATTCCGGTCGGTTTCCAGGGACTCGGCACGGTTGCTGCGCTGGTGCGCGGGGGACAGGTCCGGCTGATCGGAGTGACGACGGAAAAGCGGCTGCCGCAATTCCCCGATGTGCCGACGGTCTCGGAGTCGGGCCTGCCTGGTTTCACCTTCAACTCCTGGTTTGCGATGCTGGCGCCGGCCGGCACGCCGAAGGCGATCATTGCCCGGCTGAATGCCGAGGCACTGAAGGCGATCAGCGACCCCGACGTGCGCCGCAAGCTGGAGGAGCTCGGCTTTGCGATCCGCGGCAGCTCGCCGGACGAGCTGGGGGCCATGACACGCGAGCAGCTCGCCAAATATGCCCGCGTCATCAGGGAAATGGGCATCGTCAACGAGTGA